One genomic segment of Agromyces intestinalis includes these proteins:
- a CDS encoding replication-associated recombination protein A: protein MVQHGQGLRSGATPLAVRMRPTSLDEVAGQRHLLGPGSPLVALAGDRAGTSGSVSVILWGPPGTGKTTLAQAIARSSGRKFVELSAVSAGVRDVRQVMEEAQASRDLYGLSTVLFLDEIHRFTKAQQDALLPGVENGWVILVAATTENPSFSVISPLLSRSLLLTLEPLSDDDLGMLVDRALVDPRGLADSVELDPEARRAIVRLASGDARRALTALEAAAVSAAGEAAAASPVDADVTAETDATAETDATAETDASHDAAASDAPDDADAAAHAAAAEPARPLITPETVARAVDRALLRYDRDGDEHYDVISAFIKSVRGSDVDAALHYLARMIEAGEDPRFIARRIIVLASEDIGMADPAALGVAVAAAQAVQLIGMPEGRIPLAQAVVHLATAPKSNAAYLGIDRAIADVREGRLGRVPKHLRDAHYPGAKRLGHGKGYRYPHDDAIGVVPQQYLPDPLRDAVYYEPTEHGNEREISARLAKLRRIVRGRD, encoded by the coding sequence ATGGTTCAGCACGGTCAGGGGCTGCGCTCGGGCGCGACCCCGCTCGCCGTGCGGATGCGTCCCACCAGCCTCGACGAGGTGGCCGGTCAACGGCACCTGCTCGGCCCGGGCTCGCCGCTCGTCGCACTCGCGGGCGATCGCGCGGGCACGAGCGGGTCGGTGTCGGTGATCCTCTGGGGGCCGCCGGGCACCGGCAAGACCACGCTCGCGCAGGCGATCGCGAGGTCGTCGGGCCGCAAGTTCGTCGAGCTGTCCGCCGTGAGCGCAGGAGTCCGCGATGTCCGGCAGGTCATGGAGGAGGCGCAGGCCTCCCGAGACCTCTACGGGCTGTCGACGGTGCTGTTCCTCGACGAGATCCACCGGTTCACGAAGGCCCAGCAAGACGCTCTGCTGCCGGGCGTCGAGAACGGCTGGGTGATCCTGGTCGCGGCCACGACCGAGAACCCGTCGTTCTCGGTGATCTCGCCGCTGCTTTCGCGGTCGCTGCTGCTGACGCTCGAGCCGCTCTCCGACGACGACCTCGGCATGCTCGTCGACCGCGCGCTGGTCGATCCGAGAGGGCTCGCCGACTCGGTCGAACTCGACCCCGAGGCGCGGCGTGCGATCGTGCGCCTGGCGTCGGGCGACGCGCGCCGGGCGCTCACCGCGCTCGAGGCCGCGGCGGTGTCGGCGGCCGGCGAGGCGGCAGCCGCGTCGCCGGTGGATGCGGATGTCACGGCAGAGACGGATGCCACGGCAGAGACGGATGCCACGGCAGAGACGGATGCCTCGCATGACGCCGCCGCTTCGGATGCACCGGACGACGCGGATGCCGCGGCCCACGCCGCCGCGGCCGAGCCGGCCCGGCCGCTGATCACGCCCGAGACCGTCGCACGCGCGGTCGACCGCGCGCTGCTGCGGTACGACCGCGACGGCGACGAGCACTACGACGTGATCAGCGCGTTCATCAAGAGCGTGCGGGGCAGCGACGTCGACGCCGCGCTGCACTACCTCGCGCGCATGATCGAGGCCGGCGAAGACCCGCGGTTCATCGCTCGGCGCATCATCGTGCTCGCCTCCGAAGACATCGGCATGGCCGACCCGGCGGCGCTCGGCGTCGCGGTAGCGGCCGCGCAGGCGGTGCAGCTCATCGGCATGCCGGAGGGGCGCATCCCGCTCGCCCAGGCCGTCGTGCATCTCGCGACGGCACCGAAGTCGAACGCCGCGTACCTCGGCATCGACCGGGCGATCGCCGACGTGCGCGAGGGGCGGCTCGGCCGAGTGCCCAAGCACCTGCGCGACGCCCACTACCCTGGCGCCAAGCGGCTCGGCCACGGCAAGGGGTACCGCTACCCCCACGACGACGCGATCGGGGTGGTGCCCCAGCAGTACCTGCCCGATCCGCTGCGCGACGCGGTCTACTACGAGCCCACCGAACACGGCAACGAACGCGAGATCTCCGCGCGGCTCGCGAAGCTGCGCCGCATCGTGCGCGGTCGCGACTGA
- the rpsD gene encoding 30S ribosomal protein S4, whose translation MSNRARSKTRLSRALGVALTPKAARIMEKRPYGPGEHGRTKRKADSDYAVRLREKQRLRAQYNIGEKQLRIAYNEAKRVDGQTGENLVELLEMRLDALVLRAGFARTISQARQFVVHRHILVDGKIVDRPSFRVKPGQHIGVKQRSEGTEPFQVAAAGGHVDVLPKTPGYLEVELDKLQATLVRRPKRAEVPVTCDVQLVVEYYAAR comes from the coding sequence GTGTCGAACCGCGCACGTAGCAAGACCCGCCTCTCCCGCGCCCTCGGCGTGGCCCTCACCCCGAAGGCCGCCCGCATCATGGAGAAGCGCCCGTACGGCCCCGGCGAGCACGGCCGCACCAAGCGCAAGGCCGACAGCGACTACGCCGTCCGCCTCCGCGAGAAGCAGCGCCTCCGCGCCCAGTACAACATCGGTGAGAAGCAGCTCCGCATCGCCTACAACGAGGCCAAGCGCGTCGACGGCCAGACGGGTGAGAACCTGGTCGAGCTGCTCGAGATGCGTCTCGACGCCCTCGTGCTGCGTGCCGGCTTCGCCCGCACCATCTCGCAGGCGCGTCAGTTCGTCGTGCACCGCCACATCCTCGTCGACGGCAAGATCGTCGACCGCCCCTCGTTCCGCGTGAAGCCGGGTCAGCACATCGGCGTCAAGCAGCGCTCCGAGGGCACCGAGCCCTTCCAGGTGGCTGCCGCCGGCGGTCACGTCGACGTGCTTCCCAAGACCCCGGGCTACCTCGAGGTCGAGCTCGACAAGCTGCAGGCGACCCTCGTGCGTCGCCCGAAGCGCGCCGAGGTCCCCGTGACCTGTGACGTGCAGCTGGTCGTCGAGTACTACGCCGCTCGATAA
- the alaS gene encoding alanine--tRNA ligase: MQTAEISRRYLDFFAQRGHTIVPSAPLVSDDPTLLFTVAGMVPFVPYLTGTVPAPFPRAADVQKCIRTNDIEEVGKTARHGTFFQMLGNWSFGDYFKEGAIEYAWELLTSPESSGGLGFAERDLWVTVYETDDEAAALWQKIAGLPAERIQRLGKEDNYWHTGQPGPGGPCSEIYFDRGPKYGRDGGPAVDDDRFTEIWNLVFMQELIANVTSKVDFDVVGPLPKKNIDTGMGLERVAFIKQGVENMYEIDQVRPVLDRASELSGRRYGAEHEDDVRMRIIADHVRSSLMLMSDGVTPSNEGRGYILRRLLRRSIRAMRLLGVDGPTFHDLFAASRDAMKVAYPEVDRGYAHIEQLALGEEETFLRTLAGGTTILDVAVQKTKAAGRGELAGDTAFLLHDTYGFPIELTLEMADEAGLAVDRAAFDSLMSDQRARAKADAKSKKKVLADLSVYGEFRAKGETIFTGYTDLTTETSVLGILVEGAPAQRAVAGQTAEVILAETSLYAESGGQAPDQGAIVGDGFELEVLDVQKPVAGLISHTVKVVRGEVGVGTAATTVVDADYRRGATQAHSGTHLVHAALRQVLGPNAHQSGSFNKAGYLRLDYGWNKTLSPETRSEIEEISNNAIRDNLEVVTREMPLDEARELGAMALFGEKYGDVVRVVDIGGPWSRELCAGTHVSTSAEVGMINIIGESSVGASNRRVESLVGLEAFRQFAAERALVQQLTQNLKTRPDQLVERVGDLVQGLKAAEKKIQAFEARALSDRVPALAANAARVGEVLLVAEHVGALGSGDDLRSLATAVRARLGDVASVVALTAEVGGKPLAIVATSPAARDAGANAGSLAKRMAGVLGGGGGGKPDLAQGGGTDVSAVPAALEAVRGELGH, encoded by the coding sequence ATGCAGACCGCCGAGATCAGCCGCCGCTACCTCGACTTCTTCGCCCAGCGCGGCCACACCATCGTGCCATCGGCGCCGCTCGTCTCCGATGACCCGACGCTGCTGTTCACGGTTGCCGGCATGGTGCCGTTCGTGCCGTACCTCACCGGCACCGTGCCGGCGCCGTTCCCGCGCGCCGCCGACGTGCAGAAGTGCATCCGCACCAACGACATCGAAGAGGTCGGCAAGACCGCCCGCCACGGCACGTTCTTCCAGATGCTCGGCAACTGGTCGTTCGGCGACTACTTCAAGGAAGGCGCGATCGAGTACGCCTGGGAGCTGCTCACGAGCCCCGAGTCATCCGGTGGCCTCGGCTTCGCCGAGCGCGATCTCTGGGTCACGGTCTACGAGACCGACGACGAGGCGGCGGCGCTCTGGCAGAAGATCGCCGGGCTGCCCGCCGAGCGGATCCAGCGTCTCGGCAAAGAGGACAACTACTGGCACACCGGCCAGCCCGGCCCGGGCGGGCCGTGCTCCGAGATCTACTTCGACCGCGGGCCCAAGTACGGCCGCGACGGCGGGCCCGCCGTCGACGACGACCGGTTCACCGAGATCTGGAACCTCGTGTTCATGCAGGAGCTCATCGCGAACGTCACCTCGAAGGTCGACTTCGACGTGGTGGGCCCGTTGCCCAAGAAGAACATCGACACCGGCATGGGGCTCGAGCGCGTCGCGTTCATCAAGCAGGGCGTCGAGAACATGTACGAGATCGACCAGGTGCGCCCGGTACTCGACCGCGCGTCCGAGCTGTCGGGGCGCCGCTACGGCGCCGAGCACGAAGACGACGTGCGCATGCGCATCATCGCCGACCACGTGCGCTCGTCGCTGATGCTGATGAGCGACGGCGTGACGCCGTCGAACGAGGGCCGCGGGTACATCCTGCGCCGACTCCTGCGCCGGAGCATCCGTGCGATGCGACTGCTCGGCGTCGACGGGCCGACGTTCCACGACCTCTTCGCCGCCTCACGCGACGCGATGAAGGTCGCGTACCCCGAGGTCGACCGCGGCTACGCGCACATCGAGCAGCTCGCGCTCGGCGAGGAGGAGACGTTCCTGCGCACGCTCGCGGGTGGCACCACCATCCTCGATGTCGCGGTGCAGAAGACGAAGGCGGCGGGTCGCGGCGAACTGGCGGGCGACACCGCGTTCCTCCTGCACGACACCTACGGGTTCCCGATCGAACTCACGCTCGAGATGGCCGACGAGGCGGGCCTCGCGGTCGACCGGGCGGCGTTCGACTCGCTGATGTCCGATCAGCGCGCTCGCGCGAAGGCCGATGCGAAGTCGAAGAAGAAGGTGCTCGCCGACCTGTCGGTCTACGGCGAGTTCCGCGCCAAGGGCGAGACGATCTTCACGGGCTACACGGATCTCACCACTGAGACGTCGGTGCTCGGCATCCTCGTCGAGGGTGCGCCCGCTCAGCGGGCGGTCGCCGGGCAGACGGCCGAGGTGATCCTCGCCGAGACCTCGCTCTACGCCGAGTCCGGCGGTCAGGCGCCCGATCAGGGCGCGATCGTCGGCGACGGATTCGAACTCGAGGTGCTCGACGTGCAAAAGCCCGTCGCAGGGCTCATCTCGCACACCGTGAAGGTCGTGCGCGGCGAGGTCGGCGTGGGGACTGCGGCGACCACCGTCGTCGATGCCGACTACCGCCGCGGGGCGACCCAGGCGCACTCGGGCACGCACCTCGTGCACGCCGCGCTGCGCCAGGTGCTCGGTCCGAACGCGCACCAGTCGGGGTCGTTCAACAAGGCCGGGTACCTGCGCCTCGACTACGGCTGGAACAAGACGCTCTCGCCCGAGACGCGCAGCGAGATCGAGGAGATCTCGAACAACGCGATCCGCGACAATCTCGAGGTCGTCACCCGCGAGATGCCGCTCGACGAGGCGCGCGAGCTCGGTGCGATGGCGTTGTTCGGCGAGAAGTACGGCGACGTCGTGCGCGTGGTCGACATCGGCGGCCCCTGGTCGCGCGAGCTGTGCGCCGGCACCCATGTCTCGACGAGCGCCGAGGTGGGCATGATCAACATCATCGGCGAGTCGTCGGTCGGCGCGTCGAACCGCCGTGTCGAGTCGCTCGTCGGCCTCGAGGCGTTCCGTCAGTTCGCCGCCGAGCGTGCGCTCGTGCAGCAGCTCACGCAGAACCTGAAGACGCGTCCCGACCAGCTCGTCGAGCGTGTCGGCGACCTCGTGCAGGGCCTGAAGGCCGCCGAGAAGAAGATCCAGGCCTTCGAGGCGCGCGCGCTGAGCGACCGCGTTCCGGCGCTCGCGGCGAACGCGGCTCGGGTCGGCGAGGTGCTGCTCGTCGCCGAGCACGTCGGCGCGCTGGGCTCGGGCGACGACCTGCGCTCGCTCGCGACCGCCGTGCGCGCACGGCTCGGCGACGTCGCATCCGTCGTTGCGCTCACGGCCGAGGTCGGCGGCAAGCCGCTCGCGATCG